The following coding sequences lie in one Musa acuminata AAA Group cultivar baxijiao chromosome BXJ1-8, Cavendish_Baxijiao_AAA, whole genome shotgun sequence genomic window:
- the LOC103993822 gene encoding ACT domain-containing protein ACR1-like: MEGRGSAPYFDPDFDFLVERINPRVCIDNEACEDCTLVKVDSANRNGILLEMVQLLTDLDLVISKSYISSDGGWLMDVFHVGDRLGNKLTDPDLIRYIQQSLVSGQKGARSADEVTTCLGKLVGPGQLASEHAAVEITATDRPGLLSEIAAVLAELHCHVACAQAWTHNSCAAVILYVIDEPTRRPIADADRLAHVEQQVDSVVGAHHEPGERRRVMVSGPMPGRVHMERRLHQLMYEEGDYETGPPPPPANGDQFADANLEARRDNVLFLWSPSSSSSTVMRTRASIDIWKERGYTVVNIQSRDRPKLLFDTVCTLTDMKYVVYHAAVGSRGPLAVQEYYVRRMDGCTLDTESERQKVSRCLVAAVERRACHGLRLDISTRDRRGLLSDITRVLRENGLSLTMAECATRGERAVGTFYVTDASGGGNVDPKSMKAVREELGESVTLVVRAGGWGCAKSNCSTSSSTTLSPSLSTSSVDGDRSRIMTSIGSSLGSLLWSHIERLSSNFGSIRS, from the exons atggAAGGCAGAGGGAGCGCGCCGTACTTCGACCCTGACTTCGATTTCCTCGTCGAGAGGATCAACCCTCG GGTTTGCATCGACAACGAGGCATGCGAGGACTGCACACTCGTCAAG GTGGACAGCGCCAACAGGAACGGGATCCTTTTAGAGATGGTCCAGCTCCTCACCGACCTCGACCTCGTAATCTCCAAGTCCTACATTTCGTCCGACGGCGGCTGGCTCATGGATG TGTTTCACGTAGGGGACCGGCTCGGTAACAAGCTAACGGATCCCGACCTCATCCGCTATATCCAGCAG TCGCTGGTGAGCGGGCAGAAGGGGGCTCGGAGCGCGGACGAAGTGACGACCTGCCTCGGGAAGTTGGTGGGTCCCGGCCAGCTGGCATCGGAGCACGCTGCCGTCGAGATCACGGCCACAGACCGGCCCGGCCTCCTCTCCGAAATCGCCGCCGTCCTCGCCGAGCTCCATTGCCACGTGGCCTGCGCCCAGGCGTGGACCCATAATTCTTGCGCCGCTGTCATTCTCTATGTGATCGACGAGCCCACTCGCAGGCCCATCGCCGACGCTGACCGGCTGGCTCACGTCGAACAGCAGGTCGATAGTGTGGTCGGGGCCCACCATGAGCCCGGCGAGCGACGGCGGGTGATGGTCTCGGGACCGATGCCCGGCCGCGTGCACATGGAGAGGCGTCTCCACCAGCTGATGTACGAGGAGGGGGATTACGAGACcgggccgccgccgcctcctgcgAATGGCGACCAGTTCGCCGACGCCAACCTCGAAGCGAGGAGGGACAACGTACTTTTCTTGTGGTctccgtcgtcgtcgtcatcaacGGTGATGAGGACACGGGCATCCATCGACATCTGGAAGGAGAGAGGGTACACGGTGGTCAACATACAGAGCAGGGACCGCCCCAAACTCCTCTTCGACACGGTGTGCACGCTGACCGACATGAAGTACGTGGTGTACCACGCCGCCGTCGGGTCACGCGGACCGCTCGCCGTGCAG GAATACTACGTCCGGCGCATGGACGGGTGCACTCTGGATACGGAGAGCGAGAGGCAAAAGGTCAGCCGGTGCTTGGTGGCCGCCGTGGAGCGTAGAGCCTGTCAT GGATTGAGGCTGGACATAAGCACAAGGGACCGGCGGGGCCTGCTGTCGGACATCACCAGGGTGCTCAGGGAGAACGGGCTGTCACTGACGATGGCAGAGTGCGCGACGCGAGGGGAGAGGGCGGTGGGGACGTTCTACGTGACGGACGCTTCGGGCGGCGGCAATGTGGACCCGAAGAGCATGAAGGCGGTGAGGGAGGAACTGGGCGAGAGCGTCACTCTAGTAGTGCGTGCGGGAGGATGGGGCTGCGCCAAAAGCAATTGCAGCACAAGTAGCAGCACCACACTGTCGCCTTCGTTGTCGACGTCGTCGGTTGACGGAGACAGAAGCAGAATCATGACCTCCATCGGAAGCTCCCTTGGAAGTCTGCTGTGGTCGCACATCGAGCGGCTCTCGAGCAACTTCGGGTCCATCAGATCATGA